The region GGgtttgatatcatcaactggattaCTTTCCCCAACCAAAGCTTCTTAAAAGTGAAACTAGGATGGATGGACCCACAGGCTCTAGAAGGCAAGGAGTTCAGCATTAATGCTGAGGCCATCAAATGGCACAACATGTTCAACCAGGTAGGTTTCAACTATGatatggacaggattgggcccaaactctCATTTGGAGATCTTGTCCTGTTGATGGAGAACCATTACATAGGCCTGTGAGTTTGagggaaagaaaaacatttttccccaaaatttattGTGGTTTTATATGGATTTTGTATGCCATGGCTAAGATTTCCTCATGAGTACgatgtttgaaccattcactagtgagGCTATGCCATCTCTCCAAAACTAAACATGACAGAGTAAAACTGATGCCCTTTTTTGAATCAGCATTCCAAATATATCTCAAATATACTTATGAATATGTGTaacttaagacaacaaaatgtatcTTGTCTGTGTTATCACTCAGATCATGCTCAAGTTATTTTGTCACCATAACTAAGGTGGTAGGGTCAACctttacctctccaccaccatatTCCTGTATTGTTTTCATTTCAGAACTGCATAATAGCATAGTGGTCTGTGGGAACCCAGAGTAACCCCTTCCCAGTGTTGAAAGTTCAAAAACATCTATGATCTAATCTCCCCATTAATTTACATGAATTACCCTACTGTCTTGTCCATGAGAAGGAAATTTAGTATTTACTCTCCAAAGAACTTTGTTGTTGGGGTAAGAGGGACATAATTTCTCCTCTCTTCCCAATTAGGTGTTGCCCATTGCTAAGTGCAATGACAACTGTCATTCAGGCTTCCGCAAAAAAACCAAGGAAggtcagccattttgttgctacgaTTGTGTTCCATGTGCGGATGGGAAGATTTCACACCAGAAGGGTAGGAGACATAAGTCCTACTGAGgcattttaaaagggggggagtgCATGACAGGTCATAAGGTGACTTGTCCTCCTATGGAGGTAGTATTTGATACTATGAGCCAATGGCGACAGGAGACAACTGCAGCCTCCCATCAAACTGGGTATGTTCTGTTTCATTCTGGCTATTGAGGATATCTCAGGACAGAGCAGTGGGGTCAAAGAGCAACTATCCAGTTCTATTGAAATGGCCAACCAGATTTTCCCATTGCTATGAAGGGAGAACTGAGCTCCTCATTTTGAGCAGGTGCCTCTTCTCTTACTCTGACTGAGAACTTGGTTGGTGGAGAGAGGCTATCATTAGAAAGATTAAAAGATGGTCATTGGTAGGTTAATCGGTGACTACAACACTGTTTCAATGTTGAAGATTTCAATTGTTTTGACTTATCTTTAATATTTCCTTATATAATGCAATGGGTTTGAGTATTTAAATATTTCCAAGATTGGTAGTTTCTTCCAATCGAAGAAGAAAACATCGAAGATTGGAGATGAACATTAAGATTTCATGGAATACAGGGCGGCAGACACAAGAACATTGAAATCAGCATGCCATCTGTTGTATTCTTCAGACATGGACGATTGCGTCAAATGCTCAGAAGATCAATtcccaaacaagaacaaagatcaATGCCTGCCCAAGAGAATCAACTTCCTCTCCTTCTCAGAAACTTTGGGAATGATTTTGTCATCCTTAGCTCTCTCTTTGTCTCTGCTGACTGCTTTGGTGCTGGGAATTTTCATTAAGAATCAGAATACTCCCAtggtcaaagccaacaatcgggacctcacctactttctccttctctccttaatgctttgcttcctctgctccttgctatttGTTGGTCGACCACAGACAATGACCTGCTATTTTCGCCAAACatcttttggcatcatcttctcagtggccgtttcttgtgtcttggccaaaaccatcattgtggttctggctttcatggccaccaagccagggtcaagaatgaggaaatgggtggggaaaagactggccaactccattgttctttcctgctccctgattCAAGTCTGCATTTGTGCCTTGTGGCTAGGAACTACTCCCCCATTTCCAGATTTGGACATGAATTCTCTGGCTGAAGAAATCATattggaatgcaatgaagggtcactGACCATGTTCTATTGTGTTCTGGGCTACTTGGGATTTCTGGCtgttgtcagcttcactgtggctttcctagccaggaagctgccagacagtttcaatgaagccaaattcatcactttcagcatgttggtcttttgcagtgtttggttgtcttttgtcCCCTCTTACCTAAGCACCAAGGGCAAATCTGTTGTGgtcgtggagatcttctccatcttggcctccagtgcggGGTTACTGGGttttatcttttcccccaaatgctacataataaTTATGAAGCCAGAACTGAATAGCAAGGACCAACTAATTAAGAGAAAGTGATATGGACCTAAAGATATATATCTGATCAAAAGTTTCACTGAAAGCATTGGAACTttgttctgaataaacatatataGGACTGTGGTGCATACATTTCAGATACTTACTCTTCTACTCAGTTTTAATTGTGACGATAACCTGTTTTCCTCATTTGATTCCTACCTTTTGCTAATTATCTGATGGATccataatattattatttttgcttCAATTCCTGCTATGGATGTATTTGTTAAAAGTGAAGTAGAAAGCAGTCCTTTGTATACTGTTGGGTGATAGACAATCTTTAGAAGGGTGGCATTTTTCTGAAGTAGCAGATATCAAGCAGAGAAAGTTCAGTCCATAATAGTGAAACTCAGAAGAGTAAACCCTGATGTGTTACCTATGGGAGACTTTTTGCTTAATTGCCAGCAGTAAGGACTCCAGGTGGATATTTGAAATGGGCAGAAGTGCCAACAGGAGACTTATGTTCTGCATTGGGTAGACTGaatccactttgtgaattttgtaAATAAATTCTTAAAAATCTTACACCTCTTCTCTTATGTCATTGGCAATGATGATGTAGATTTCAGGTAATGGGTTGATGTTTCAGTAAAGTAGAAGTTATCATCAGGAAAAGTGTAGTAGTCATGCTGGATTAGCTTGGGGCTGGGGGTAGCCTTGTTAGTTCAGCTTCGGGTGCAAATCCTCATGAAGGTGCTGTAGACACTCGTTGGTATCCAGGACTGCAGAGGAGGCCTCACTGTAAACTCTAAGACAGTAGATTGTGCTCTTAATGGACCTTCAGGTACGGGGCAAAGCCTGTGGAGCTCACATCCAAGCAGCCAGAGGCATGGCGACTACTCTGAGCTGCAGTTACCTGAGCTAGAGCAATGGCACCTCAGTCTGGCACAGGTCTTCTGATAGCCCAGGTATCTGATCATCACCTGGGTCCCAAAGGCACCAGATAATCGTTAGTCtgctgcagcagttcccaaactcacagggagtttggcACCTGTTCTCTGTTCTGCTGCTTTATGATAAATTTTCATAATATAAGGTTGAGGGAGTGAAAGACCTGTCTTCTGCTTTAAGCTGAAACTTGAATGTGCTGTTGatatcttatggcccaatcctaaaaggcGTTCTAAGTGTTCTAGTGGCATTAACAAAAGCAACTCAGATGTGGCTTGGCCACTGCCTTAAGCTTCCACAGTtcagtcagtgcagggggtgggaaagggtggggggagtgtgCGGTGGGCAGAAAGGGGATGGGATGGGAAAGGGGACAGATTGGGCCTGGTAAGGGGACAGGTTCATCAACACTGGCACCAGGTGAATTCTAttccccttcctgtgcctgatccaccttcatgggtcaacagatatcactgctgcaggtccaagttgtcccATGGTGGCCGagggggcttaccccagggaaagggaaatgttcccttaccctgaggaggattcctgaggccaaaactcccctgcattGGTACCACAACATCCCTGCCCggggaggtaggattgggctccccgtGTGACTCAGGAAAGGTTAAAGACCTCTTAAAAACCCATCTCGGTATATGGACACACCTTAACCCACGTATCCTAGATGTGTTGGTAACACCTCCCAAGAAATCTCAATCCTTTCCAATGATTGGAAGCAGTCTTTGGTGTAAGACTGCTTCACATCTGACCTTTCCCTACAATGAAGACATTCAATTGTTAGTTATAGTCTTGTGCATAAACGAATAAATTAACAAAACAGACTGCAGGTAACAATAGGTCAATTCACTCAATTCCGCTCAGAGTCAGCTGTTGTGTGCATCACTGCTGAATGCCCCCTTAAGAGGAAGGAATGTCCTAAAATAATCAATATTAAAGGAACCCCAATGTAGGATTAGTGTCAGGTGGGTGAATGACATGAGATTCCtgcagttgcaacccaccagcatCAGGCCACAACCCAGCAAGTGGATCCGTTTGAGAAGCGCTGGTTGCAATGCAAGGAAAGGGGACAAGTAAGTCATGCAGGGCCATTTCCGTTTCACACACATGAACTCTCCCCCTTTCTCCATCCCATCACTGCTTCCCCTGTTTCTTTCTctctcgcagcccaatcctgagctgcctggcatgtggggctgccGTGGCACTGAAAGGGTGGCTGTGGCATTGAACGCACTACCAGGCAGCCCATGGTGATTCCTCAGGAGAACAggaattttgttcccttcccatggctaagggaagtagccccacaatggggctactgtattctatggcagctctggagtggCGTCAGTGAGTCCCATATCGGACTGCGCAGTCCCACATGGGGCCTAGAATCagttggagcagagctccaccggtcctgcccccccacttgtccctcccatgcctcctccccgccctctgcccgccctccacccgcctctcctctccccagaacatctcctccccgccttcccccatgtccccactcacCACTCTGCCATCAGGCGGACCGGGCAAATGCTGGGTGGTGGAACACGGACCCAGCACCAGAGGGACCCAGTGCTggtttgcactgggctagctctggcactgggcctgcagtaagggcttgcaaacatgccagagCACATTGGTCTGGATTAGGCCATATGGGATCTAGAAATTCCAGTGGCACGTGAATTAGCGTGCCACTGgtgtttgccctgcccccacacgaggcacaggaagggccagccttgcagccaattggctgggggctaactggtttggggccacgtgcaggctgctcggagaagcccgCGTAGTCGGGACGAGGCAGCGGTCAAGGGAGGACCTCTGCGCGCTGCTCCCCAACGGAAGGCCATGTGAGGTGGCCTCTGAGCTCATCCGACTCTGCTGTGGGAgccttgcctgcccacctgcccttcagGGGTTCCACTTGGAGGGCAGTGAGCAGTATCAGGTGGTTGTGTGCGGCAGAGGCTGCTTAGTGCGGCTTGGGGGTTCCCCCcttgctttcaagcaggggtGACTCTTCGTTCCCCTTGGCTGTGAGCCGGTGGTTGGGTTGGGGGTTGGCGTGCTTTGTGGGTGGCGAGCGGGACTGAGCGCCTTGCTCGCGGGCTCggcagctgctgagctatggctATCAGTGGAGCCGGGCTGGTGCCGCCTCCAGTGTCCTGCCCCACCCTGCCAATTCGGGTGACCAGCTGACGAGGGGCCGTGCATGAGCCTGACCTGAGCCTCCCGCTGGGTGGTTAGGGTGGCGGCAGGGTTTGGGGGTTGGTACGCTTCTGTGGGTGGTGAGAGTGGGACCTGAGGTCCTCACCTTCAGGCTGCTGGGCTTCAGCTACCAgtggagccaggctggtgctgcttGCGCGTGCCTTCTCCCCCGCCGCCGCTGTCGCCGGTTGGGGCAAGCTGATAAGTGCTGCAGCGACCGGCTGCACCTGGCGAGGGGCCAGGCGTGCCTGAGACCAACCTGAGCCTCCCGCTGGCTGGTTAGGGTGGCAGCAGGGCACTGGCCGCCTGTAAGGCTTGTGGGGGCTGTGTGGGCGTGAGACCCATCCTCCCGCCAGCAGGAGGGGCGAGCCTGCTGCTTGCAGCTTCGCCTCGGTTGGGGGCAGCTGGAATGTACTGCCTGAGCTCCCTGCTGGCTGGGTTGGACTGCGGGCCCATGTGTGCGCTGCTCcgcttgccctcctgccccacgcttgttttcctgcctcccacattagtggagagtgaatggcaggcggtgtttgctgctggctgaagCTGTGCGGGCTGTTTGGAGttgagccaactgaagcagtcctagccacgcttcctgggagtaagccccattgaatagaacggggcttacttctgagtagaccttgttgggattgtgccctgagtggagCCTGGGGTGGTTCAGCTGGGGATCAGTGCTTCGTTGAAGCAAGGTTGAGCAGTACTTATTGCAAACCCCCCCCCGcttgaccctccccccttttttggctattaataaaaataaaaaaaattacaattgttgttaattaatgattgttaaataataagaagGTCATGATAAATAATAAGGCttcaatcctgtctacactttcctgggagtaagccccattgactataatgggacttacttttgagtagacatgcataggattgggctctcagagatactatatatatttctctaatagaaatatattggaggggtgagaggtggctggtagttgctaccaccaccacccccaggttttttgttgagacgtctgtatgcccaaagaggaataagaaatcaggggggaaggccccccccagctcacactgatttcttcctcagaggaggaggatgatacagctgagctgtgggctccggttgcacaggtagaagcttttgagaaggagagtgcaatgtgcaatgctggtttgggtgatggtcaaCGCATCAgatgcttccctccccagggaggtctaccaaGAAGGGACGTAGGGCGAACCtaacgcaaatcctctcttccagagtaaccattggaggagccTAAGGAGcgacaggctccagccagaccgCCGGTTGTGCAAGCACtgtgggaccctgatgagcagcagcagccacaggtggcatcttcccaggttcctgggcagggacagttcaggttcttatctgtggacactccatcattttctgagCATGGAAGAGATTAATCGCTTTGGAGAAGCTCATTGAGCAACAGGCTCCGGaacctccagttgttcaggtacaggcatcggaccttgatgagcagcagcagtcgTAAGGGGCATCTTCCCAGACAAGGCCCATGCCTCCGACGGGGCTTTTCCCtgtctctggtgtcccttacagcctCACTCCTTATGCCGATGTCCTatatggggttttctctcagggagccacggaagggtcaggtgagcatCCACGAGTGGCCTAgggggatgtggccctgcctttgggtggtcaactcgccttggcagttaaaggaaaatttagcggggcgagtttgttgatgtgtttagtttattgcgtgagcaacctgagccagccttgaaggtgggtgacccagtgcctgtcccccaaatggggtgaaggcagaaaaattgataaaaattggaataattggttgaactgatatattatttatgctgcacTAGTTATTCAAATGCAGGCAGCacgggcagctgcactttaagtacctggatattatcccctcgactggcaggtttcaCAGCAGGAATTGTGGTTTCAAATTATCTGGCCGGCCCGATCCAATTTGGGCGATTGATCCattagtgggcatttgctctgggcacagccgggccagtggcagggatgttaggagtgcgctcacccccccccccccgctcctgctatgagtttaactccacgGGGCAGTGCAGCAAGGCAGGTTGCACTCTTGCACATGTCTGCAGGCAGTGCAACGACCAGCACTCAGTGTCCGTGTGCCCCGAGTTTGCAGGATTTAAGGGGGTCCCAGGCTccaagctgggcaggccaaagtggggggcggtcagccccctcaagctgaaaaggtggcccaccctgattagagtagtgGTGTCTGCTGAATGTTTGAAGGGGTGTCCGAAGTTTTAGGATGCTCAATCGTTAGTTGAACATTTTGACGAGGGATCTCAGATTCCTGTGGCCCCTCCCTCcgggtctacctgggccaggaatctcccgTCGACCAAGGGTATGGAGGGGatagtttaagctaagatagatagGGAATGGGAAGCTGGCCGTCTGGTGCCCCCCCCTTTAAGGCTCCGTTTCCCAATGTTCAGTTGCTCCCTTTAGGTGTAGTTTCCAAGAAGCTCCCTGGGACCTTctgtctcattcaccatctgtcctatccttactGGGgctcagttagtgataggatccctgcacaccttagttcattacgatatattctttggaccaagctattgggatggtatgtgactgcggcCATGGCGCACTCATGGCCAAGTCGGATATTGTGTCTGCATTCAGATTCTTGCCCGTCCACCccgatgatttttgtttgtttagtttttagtttaatggttccttatatctagATAAAGTGCTACCAATGGGTGCGCGATTTCCTGTGCCCTCTCGGAAAATTTGGCTCCtttttggagtggttagtggtgagcagagcacgacccgcctcaatggtctattattttgaggacCCTGCAACTACCATTATGTTTTTGGATATTGAATTAGACACTATACAGCagtgcagtaggccgcctggcgataggttggttaggctgcagcagctaattcgtgctggcctccaggcttggAAATTGTCCTTGAGACATTTGTAGGTTTTCGTGGGGCATTTGatttttgcctgcagggtagtttcCCCCTGCTGGGCCTTTTTTGAGGAGGCTGCATACCTGCATGGCGGGTATTAGAAGCCTCACCATCGCCTGCAGATCACCccggacatgaaggcagatttggtaatctggttacagtttttgaGTTTTAGAAtagtgtatccttttggcagcaggagtgtttacttcgggcagagctgcaggttcactctgatgctgtgggtggttttggatttggagttatttagAGGGCGATGGTGTTCcgccccttggccggatacattggtttcagaaggggttaccaTAGACATGATTTTTAGGGCTGGTCCCCCTtgtggtggcagttcaattatgggcagaggaatttgccaactccactgtgcgtttctggtgcgacaaccaagctgtggttttgTCGTCAGCCAGCAGGCGTCCCGGTCCCCATGCGTAATGGGACTggggagggtgtttgttttgcattgccttatgattaacaccttgtttttcgtTAGGCTCATCTGGGGTCTTGACAACAGCATAGCGGACGCCCTATCTCGTTTTCAGGTAGAGCGTTTTCGTCAGCTGGCACCAGAGGCGTGGCGGGAAACTGACCTGATGCCCCCTTTGGTtttggacccttggctgtgcagagcgcagctTGTAAATTTTGTCTGCGCTCGCGCCTTCTACCCATCACAACTATCAAGTGCGGCAAGGGAAGTTGAGGCCTTTCGGGCAGCCCTGGCCGTATCCCAGGTCTGGCCTATTCAGCCAGAACACTTGATGCAGTTCCTTTAGACCTGCAGGGCATTAATGtatcttttgagtctttatcagtgtacttggcagcATTGtcattctgtgccaaggcctcaggttTTGCTGATGCTACTACAGATTTAGGGTACGCAAGTTTGTCGAGGGTTTTAAGCAAATCTGTCCCCCTAAGCCCGACCGGCGTAAGCCCATTACTCCCAGGATTTTAGTCAAGTTAATTAATTGTTTTACGGTGCTGTGTTTGACTCCTTATGAGTCCTTACTGTTTAGAACCGTCAGCATTATTATGTTTTTTGGTGCTTTCCGCCCACCCCAGTGAGGTTTTATACGCCTTagcaggcaacaagtctggaAGGGCCTTACGGCTGCAGGATGTAGTTATTAAAGCTGATGTGGTCATTATCACCCTCCGTCATTCAGAAACCGACCAGTGGGGGGTGGGTTTTAAAGTGCGACTGGGCCTGGCACAGAGTCTAGCATTGTGCCCAGTAAGGACACTTcggtcttgtttggctgcacgtcctgcggtttggggtgccttgttctgccatgttgatgcctcacctgttatgtttttccagtttagagttctttttcgcagggcagtggcggaccttgtGTTTCTGGCGGacgattacggcctgcactctttgaagattggggctgcatcagctgcagctgatatcggcctcccagcccgggacattcagaggattggctgTTGGCGCTCCTGTTCATTTAaatattacgtcagagagccttACAAGCGTTGAGCGGGATTCGTTCAGCTATTTCcacctcgccctggtggtaggggcgaggggtgatgcagataccacagaaatttccaggcgcggcctgtgacagcggttgggcgctctttatactggcattgccaggtgtttatagtggcactgccacaagttcctgtattgcatgctatatttccgggcttgtcccgtgacagcggttgggcgctctttatactggcattgccaggtgtttatagtggcactgccacaagttcctgtattgcatgctatatttctgggcttgtcccgtgacagcggttgggcgctctttatactggcattgccagaagtttatagtggcactgccacatgttcctgttttgcatgctatttttccaggctcgtcccgtgacagcggttgggtgctcacttgcactggctttgccaggtgctatatggttaagtgatgcatgtttctggaattgtgattcctgttttcctgtccacaggttccagggcgggagcagttcgggtcattatcttcagccactccatcgttttctgggcaaggaagagggcggcatccagtagctttggcatgcagttgcagcttggttccttggctactgtgcattgggttgcacggcggggaatgctgtgggatcagcttcttcctgctttatatgagtttgtgcatgcccatgcccagcctcacatcgttgttatacatttgggagagaacgacctgggccagaggacgactctgtccttgaggcttccggcctacagcgatattctccacattaatcagcattttACAGgatggtcatcttatggtctgacctcttgcctcacagtggTTGGTGTTATgtctctgatgttaaaaagattgaactggataggaagaaggtaaattcgtatgtgaggcgggcggtacccctttaTGGAGTcagtgtcatttatcacccacgcatcagctatgatgcgccccaattgttcagaagcgatggagtacacctttcggtgttgggcaattatgtttttcttcttgaattgcaacagggcctgcggaaatttgtttccgtgtgtggcggtggggccaagcgctaggctgaccccccgggtggcagatgttgtgcgggttttgggtaggtaaggtcatatcggtgtacaccgcagggtggcaagggccgggtggactccacgcttggtcatgctggc is a window of Tiliqua scincoides isolate rTilSci1 chromosome 5, rTilSci1.hap2, whole genome shotgun sequence DNA encoding:
- the LOC136653256 gene encoding vomeronasal type-2 receptor 26-like yields the protein MQVFDTVDLCQFCGKPKGYLQVLSMVYAVKEINEKPEILPNVSLGFQIYNSYLNERMTYQNTLNLLSTQKHTVPNFKCDKQKNMVAIIGGLDSEISRHMATVLGIYKYPQTLTSMLAQNGICSAFSEKKTFYIPSGKPKIYQHVLSLVYAVKEINDNPEILPNVSLGFQIYNSYLDERMTYQNILNLLSTRKHTVPNFKCEKQKNMVAVIGGLDSEISRHMATVLGIYKYPQLHTFLKSIIFNNTAGDTVYFNEKGELAAGFDIINWITFPNQSFLKVKLGWMDPQALEGKEFSINAEAIKWHNMFNQVLPIAKCNDNCHSGFRKKTKEGQPFCCYDCVPCADGKISHQKDMDDCVKCSEDQFPNKNKDQCLPKRINFLSFSETLGMILSSLALSLSLLTALVLGIFIKNQNTPMVKANNRDLTYFLLLSLMLCFLCSLLFVGRPQTMTCYFRQTSFGIIFSVAVSCVLAKTIIVVLAFMATKPGSRMRKWVGKRLANSIVLSCSLIQVCICALWLGTTPPFPDLDMNSLAEEIILECNEGSLTMFYCVLGYLGFLAVVSFTVAFLARKLPDSFNEAKFITFSMLVFCSVWLSFVPSYLSTKGKSVVVVEIFSILASSAGLLGFIFSPKCYIIIMKPELNSKDQLIKRK